The Paraflavitalea devenefica DNA segment AAGCGGCGGCGAGCCAGGTGGCCCTCCTGCTCATGGTGCGAACGGGGGCTATGGATTCAGCTTCAGGTATGGCGAACTCATCATTCAAAGTAGCAAACAGTTTCTCTTTGATACCGGCAGCTACAGGGACGGCATATTGACGGGTGGTATCCTGCAGCCATTTTTCAGCCTGCCGGATGGCAGCGTCCACTTCAGGATACTCCAGGCGCAGCCGTTGTAGTTCGGCTGTTTCCTGTGCACTGGCCATGCCCAATACATGGCTTTCAATGACACCACTTTGTATGTATGCCTGTATATCCACTTTACAATTTAACCTGTTGTCTTAATTGCAATATCGCTGCTCTTATCCTTGTTTTTACAGTACCCAGCGGAATATTCAGTATCCCGGCTATTTCTTCCTGTGTATATCCCTGGAAATAGGATAGTTCCACCAGCACCTTATATTCTTCCCTCAGTGTTTGTATGATCTTCCGCAGTCCCAATTCTTCCGCAGGGTTAGGTCCATGATCCGGCAGCAGGGCGTATTCTTCCGTCAGGGAATTGTTGCGCTTACTGTTCTTCCAGTCCCTGCTGCGCAAGGTATCAATGGCCGTCGTTCGTGCGATGTTGTACATCCAGGTGAATAACCGGCCCTTGCCCGGGTCGTACTGCTCTATCTGCCGCCAGATCTTCACAAATACTTCCTGCAGCACATCGCCCGACACTTCGGTATCCTGGATAATGCCTGCAATGACACCATTGAGGGTTGACGCATAGTGATCGTATAGATAGCTGAAAGCTGCCTGTGTGCGTTGTTTCAGCAAACCAACCAGCTCCTGTTCCGTATATGTTGGGGATCCTTTCAAAAGTGATAAAGTAAATCAATTGCACCCTTATATACGAAGTGCCGCTCCAAATAGTTTTGTTCCGGCTGCCATTTATCAGAAAATCTTACCTTCGCGCCCACCTAAAAAAAGAAGTATGAAACTGGACGAACAACTGCAAGCAAGAAGCGGCGCTACCTGTGAATTGTGTAAGGCGGCACCCCCCTTAAAAATGTATGAAGTGCCTCCTGCCACCGGCAGTAGTCCGGATAATACTATATTGATATGTAATAAATGCCTGGCACAGATAGAGAAAAAAGAGGAATTGGACAGCAATCACTGGAAGTGTTTGACCGAATCTATGTGGAGCGAGGTGCCTGGTGTACAGGTGGTGGCCTGGCGCATGCTGAACCGCCTGCGGCAGGAGAGCTGGGCGCAGGATAGCCTGGATATGCTCTATTTTGATGAAGCAACACTGGCCTGGGCCAAGGCTACCGGCGATCATGAAAATGACGCCAGCGTTGAGTTGCATAAAGATTGCAACGGTAATGTGTTGCAGGCGGGCGATACAGTCGTGCTGATCAAATCACTGGATGTTAAAGGCTCCACATTGAATGCCAAAATGGGCACTGTAGTGAAGAATATCCGGCTGGTGGAAGATAATACCGAACAAATTGAAGGCAGGATAGAAGGACAGGTGATTGTTATTCTTACCAAATACGTGAGAAAGCAGCACGACTAATGCCGGGCAGGACGGGTAAGGATGGCAAAAGTTGACCGGGAGTATAAATTTGATTTTTAGGGCTTTCCAACGAAGTTTGTACTACCATTTAGCTTCCCGTTACGCTATATTATGACAATGAATTGCTTTTCCATTCTACCCGGCATCCTAACGATATTCAGATCAGGCAGTATATTATTATTTCTTATACTCATCATTTCAGGTGTCCAGGTATATGCACAGCCCTCGCCTATCCGGCTTACGGAAACAGTGCAGGCGGGCGGATTTACCATCGCCGCTGCTGGTAAGGCATCACCCTTGCTAATTGATACGGCCGACGCTACGGTGGTCAGGATTGCCGCCACTGCGTTGAGCAGCGATGTTAAGCTGGTTACCGGACTGGCACCTGCTATCCATGATCAGCCCACAGCTATTCCCTATGCGGTTATTATTGGCACCCTGGGCCATAACAAGCTGATTGATGCGCTGGCCGCGAAAGGCGCTCTACCAGTCGCCCAGGTGAAAGGGAAATGGGAAACTTTTTGCATTACCATCGTTAATAACCCCACCAAAAATATACAGAAGGCATTGGTGATTGCAGGCAGTGATCCGCGCGGAACGGCCTTTGGAGTGTTTGAATTATCGAAGATCATGGGTGTTTCGCCCTGGGTATGGTGGGCTGATGCCATGCCCCAACACCGGGCCGCGATGTATCTTTCTGCAGGGGTATCTATTATCGGACCTCCTTCCGTAAAGTACAGGGGCATTTTTATCAATGATGAAGACTGGGGCCTGCAGCCCTGGGCAGCCAAAACTTTTGAACCCGAAACAGGTGATATTGGCCCAAAAACGTACGCCAAAGTATTTGAGTTATTGCTGCGCCTGAAAGCCAACCTGATATGGCCGGCCATGCATCCCAGCACCAACCCCTTTTATCATTATCCCCGCAATAAACAGGTGGCTGCCGATTATGCCATTGTAACAGGCTCCTCACACGCGGAACCGATGATGCGCAATAATGTGGGAGAATGGGACAAGAAAACGATGGGCGATTTTAATTACCTCACCAATAAACCCACCA contains these protein-coding regions:
- a CDS encoding RNA polymerase sigma factor, which codes for MKGSPTYTEQELVGLLKQRTQAAFSYLYDHYASTLNGVIAGIIQDTEVSGDVLQEVFVKIWRQIEQYDPGKGRLFTWMYNIARTTAIDTLRSRDWKNSKRNNSLTEEYALLPDHGPNPAEELGLRKIIQTLREEYKVLVELSYFQGYTQEEIAGILNIPLGTVKTRIRAAILQLRQQVKL
- a CDS encoding PhnA domain-containing protein; translation: MKLDEQLQARSGATCELCKAAPPLKMYEVPPATGSSPDNTILICNKCLAQIEKKEELDSNHWKCLTESMWSEVPGVQVVAWRMLNRLRQESWAQDSLDMLYFDEATLAWAKATGDHENDASVELHKDCNGNVLQAGDTVVLIKSLDVKGSTLNAKMGTVVKNIRLVEDNTEQIEGRIEGQVIVILTKYVRKQHD